The following are encoded together in the Sulfurospirillum tamanense genome:
- a CDS encoding CBU_0592 family membrane protein, which yields MLATLDIFQWIGFFGMACVVYAYFLIQAEKVHKSDKLYQWLNLIGAILLIISLLVHFNLGSFLIEVFWIGITVYGMVKSKKKKRANP from the coding sequence ATGCTAGCCACTTTAGATATATTTCAATGGATTGGATTTTTTGGGATGGCATGCGTGGTGTATGCGTACTTTCTCATTCAGGCCGAAAAAGTCCATAAAAGCGACAAACTCTACCAATGGCTCAACCTCATTGGCGCCATTTTGCTCATCATTTCACTTTTAGTGCATTTTAACTTGGGGTCATTTTTAATTGAAGTGTTTTGGATTGGAATTACCGTCTATGGAATGGTTAAAAGCAAGAAGAAAAAACGGGCAAACCCTTAA
- a CDS encoding cation acetate symporter, translating into MAGKGANISAVVMFMAFVLGTLGITYWAAKRTKTAKDFYTAGGGITGFQNGLAIAGDYMSAASFLGISGLVYLKGYDGLIYSIGFLVGWPVILFLVAEQLRNLGKYTFADVASYRLRQMPIRTLAAFGSIATVILYLIAQMVGSGKLIQVLFGVPYELAVVLVGFLMVMYVTFGGMLATTWVQIIKAVLLLSGASFMAFVVMSHVDFSIEGLFARAVEVKNDVSIMQPGGLVSDPVSAISLGIALMFGTAGLPHILMRFFTVQDAKEARKSVFYATGFIGYFYILTFIIGFGAIVLLLGNPAYMDSVSGDLFGGNNMAAIHLSHAVGGDLFLGFISAVAFATILAVVSGLTLAGASAISHDLYASVWAKGEVNQMREIRISKYATVGIGMLAIVLGIAFENQNIAFMVGLAFAIAASANFPILFLSMYWKGLTTRGAVTGGSLGLATAVLLVVLGPIVWGEMIHGDASKAIFPYQYPALFSVSVAFFGIWLFSKLDTSEAAAKEKEAYEDQFVRSQTGIGAEGAVSH; encoded by the coding sequence ATGGCAGGAAAAGGAGCCAATATCTCGGCGGTTGTAATGTTTATGGCGTTTGTGCTTGGCACGCTTGGCATTACCTATTGGGCCGCAAAACGCACCAAAACGGCCAAAGATTTTTACACCGCAGGTGGAGGCATTACAGGGTTTCAAAATGGCCTTGCTATCGCGGGGGATTATATGTCGGCTGCGTCGTTTTTGGGTATTTCTGGGCTAGTGTACCTCAAGGGCTACGACGGATTGATTTACTCCATTGGGTTTTTGGTGGGGTGGCCGGTGATTTTGTTTTTGGTCGCAGAACAGTTGCGCAACCTTGGCAAATACACCTTTGCCGACGTGGCTTCGTACCGCTTACGCCAAATGCCCATCCGCACCCTTGCGGCTTTTGGTTCCATTGCTACGGTTATTTTGTATTTGATTGCACAAATGGTAGGTTCGGGCAAACTCATCCAAGTGTTGTTTGGGGTTCCCTATGAGCTTGCGGTGGTGTTGGTGGGATTTTTGATGGTAATGTACGTGACCTTTGGCGGGATGCTTGCAACCACATGGGTGCAGATTATCAAAGCTGTGTTGTTGCTCTCAGGGGCGAGTTTCATGGCTTTTGTAGTGATGAGCCATGTGGATTTTAGTATAGAGGGATTGTTTGCCCGCGCTGTTGAGGTGAAAAATGACGTGAGCATCATGCAGCCAGGTGGTTTAGTAAGCGACCCTGTGTCGGCCATCTCTCTTGGTATTGCACTGATGTTTGGCACGGCAGGCTTGCCGCACATTTTAATGCGATTTTTTACAGTACAAGACGCCAAAGAAGCGCGAAAATCGGTTTTTTACGCGACAGGGTTTATTGGGTATTTTTATATTTTAACTTTCATCATAGGCTTTGGGGCGATTGTGTTGCTGTTAGGCAATCCTGCGTACATGGACAGTGTGAGTGGTGACTTGTTTGGAGGCAACAACATGGCAGCCATTCACTTAAGCCACGCCGTTGGTGGGGATCTGTTTCTAGGTTTTATTTCCGCAGTGGCTTTTGCAACGATTTTGGCGGTGGTTTCTGGCCTCACGCTAGCGGGGGCTTCGGCTATTAGCCATGACTTGTACGCGAGTGTCTGGGCCAAAGGTGAAGTAAACCAAATGCGAGAGATCCGCATTTCCAAGTATGCGACAGTAGGCATCGGTATGTTGGCGATTGTGCTAGGCATTGCGTTTGAAAATCAAAACATTGCTTTCATGGTGGGGCTTGCTTTTGCCATTGCTGCTAGTGCGAACTTTCCTATTTTATTTCTTTCGATGTACTGGAAAGGGCTTACGACGCGAGGTGCGGTTACTGGAGGAAGTTTGGGGCTTGCAACAGCAGTGCTGTTGGTGGTTTTGGGTCCAATCGTGTGGGGAGAGATGATTCACGGAGATGCTTCAAAGGCTATTTTCCCCTACCAATACCCCGCACTTTTTTCGGTGAGTGTGGCATTTTTTGGGATTTGGCTTTTTTCGAAACTTGATACCAGTGAAGCGGCGGCGAAAGAAAAAGAGGCATACGAAGACCAATTTGTACGATCTCAAACAGGAATCGGGGCAGAGGGAGCGGTGAGCCACTAG
- the mobF gene encoding MobF family relaxase, whose translation MVTMSVPLSASKALGYYRKENYYQQNSEVGHFHGKGLEAHGLASGQEVTKETFEAALNGFHAQSGQPLVRNAGDPERRAGIDISTFPPKSFSLEVQGLLHYGHAEKAQELREAHLRANQRAMELVEKEFAKAKVWDGERIIEVEPLGVAWATFAHDNTRATDTGIVDPLEHCHNFLLNTVSYRDESGKIRTGTMQNAEIYRAKMLLGQMFRNELAKEVRGLGYDLEVNAKTGFFELAGYSREQIEEFSGRSLELRAKLAEYEKEIGREISNHSKALDVINAKTKNAKTKLDLEKWQEETKERMVQAGLDGAFFENRAQKAKDSEVAPHLLQEHISRAASSISANESVFSEKKLLLECMKHGLHHGLTMENYRGVLSENTTICPLETGIYSTHEMIRKEAEILGQVENGIGTQKPLLDAEVVQKHIRLTEAQKGFRMTEGQKEFIEAVLTTQDRFIAIRGLAGSGKTFSVENIRKIAEAENLNVEFRGIAFMAKAAEGLEADSGVQSSTIKKFLIEEGKNPRTPESPLRILILDEAGMVGSAQWHQLQEHAEKTNSRIVFIGDDTQFQSVAAGGAFQGVLENTDVQTVTMSQIMRQETTHMKDAVRHLTVAQAKEALHILEQADALHELGAEESIEAISKEYWRLKETHKNEKKARDREPLVISSKNDQRQKLNEAIRDKNTHLGQGYTITTKESVNLNGTASQYARSYEMGMLLQIEGAKRGTLYEVVGQVDDRTIRVRSGRAVLDINVYQRHNEIQTFKEVQRDYAANDRIIFSKNVDSRKDGFKVENGEVATILKIENGMVTVRSDSGNEKSFDIGKHNFFERGYAVTDFKSQGMTARNVLVLADSQMANLNSLYVQTSRATHNFQLFTSNKEELLANVGQRKIKRSTINYLQKKEAINEHRKNATRIRESYIQSAHGADGLYGGGRSLQRMPFLDVVRFGKSSAKKRPEMLLHSGADAHLGARNGNHHGVRRANHSLGHVGSRLKTAVSLAWKKAYRAYQERIIRLQVEREANDRMEVKAESRIIRRPSWRDSFSNLNLREEEKTQLTAHEERMAFIKRETENVLSESQAYHSTSLANDTSPSSKIKKGAGRKR comes from the coding sequence ATGGTGACCATGAGCGTACCCCTATCTGCCTCCAAAGCACTAGGCTACTACCGAAAAGAAAACTACTATCAGCAGAATTCCGAAGTAGGCCATTTTCATGGAAAAGGCCTCGAAGCTCATGGGCTTGCGTCGGGTCAGGAGGTCACGAAAGAGACCTTTGAGGCCGCCCTGAATGGCTTTCACGCGCAAAGCGGCCAACCACTTGTGCGCAATGCGGGAGACCCCGAAAGAAGGGCGGGAATCGACATTTCCACCTTCCCGCCGAAGTCCTTTTCCCTTGAAGTGCAAGGCTTGTTGCACTACGGCCATGCGGAAAAAGCCCAAGAGCTTCGAGAGGCCCACCTGCGGGCGAATCAGCGGGCCATGGAGCTCGTAGAAAAGGAATTTGCAAAGGCAAAAGTGTGGGATGGGGAACGTATCATAGAGGTGGAGCCTCTGGGTGTTGCGTGGGCCACGTTTGCCCACGACAACACGAGGGCAACGGATACGGGCATTGTTGACCCCTTGGAACACTGTCACAATTTCCTGCTCAACACCGTTTCCTATCGCGATGAAAGCGGGAAAATTCGCACTGGGACGATGCAGAACGCCGAAATCTATCGGGCAAAAATGCTCTTGGGCCAGATGTTTCGAAACGAGCTCGCAAAGGAGGTGCGGGGGCTTGGATATGACCTTGAAGTGAATGCGAAAACAGGATTTTTTGAACTGGCAGGATACTCTCGTGAACAGATTGAAGAATTCAGTGGCCGTAGCCTCGAATTGCGCGCGAAGCTCGCGGAATATGAAAAAGAAATCGGGCGAGAAATTTCGAATCATTCAAAAGCTCTTGATGTCATCAACGCGAAAACGAAAAACGCGAAAACGAAACTTGATCTTGAAAAATGGCAGGAAGAGACGAAAGAGCGCATGGTGCAAGCGGGGCTTGATGGCGCATTTTTTGAAAATCGTGCTCAAAAAGCGAAAGATTCCGAAGTTGCCCCACATTTGCTTCAAGAGCACATCAGCAGGGCGGCGTCGTCCATCAGTGCAAATGAGTCCGTTTTCAGCGAAAAAAAACTATTGCTGGAGTGTATGAAACACGGCTTGCATCACGGCTTGACCATGGAAAACTACCGTGGTGTCTTGTCGGAAAATACCACTATTTGCCCCCTTGAAACTGGAATATATTCGACGCACGAGATGATCCGCAAGGAAGCGGAAATTTTGGGCCAAGTGGAAAACGGAATCGGAACCCAAAAACCACTGCTTGATGCGGAGGTGGTGCAAAAACACATCCGTCTCACCGAGGCGCAAAAGGGCTTCCGCATGACGGAAGGTCAGAAAGAGTTCATCGAAGCTGTTTTGACGACGCAAGACCGCTTCATTGCCATTCGCGGCCTTGCTGGGTCGGGAAAAACTTTTTCGGTGGAAAACATCCGAAAAATCGCCGAAGCGGAAAACTTGAACGTCGAATTTCGTGGCATTGCCTTCATGGCGAAGGCTGCAGAAGGGTTGGAGGCAGATAGTGGGGTTCAATCTTCCACCATAAAAAAATTCCTCATCGAGGAAGGGAAAAATCCAAGAACGCCCGAGAGTCCCTTGCGTATTCTCATCCTCGATGAGGCAGGAATGGTAGGGTCGGCGCAATGGCATCAGCTGCAAGAACATGCTGAAAAGACGAATTCACGCATTGTTTTCATCGGCGATGATACCCAATTTCAATCTGTGGCGGCGGGTGGTGCGTTTCAGGGCGTTCTGGAAAATACCGACGTTCAGACCGTCACCATGTCACAAATCATGCGGCAGGAAACCACGCACATGAAAGATGCTGTGCGCCACCTCACGGTTGCGCAAGCGAAGGAGGCGTTGCACATACTCGAGCAAGCCGATGCGTTGCACGAGCTTGGCGCGGAGGAATCCATAGAAGCTATTTCAAAAGAGTACTGGCGGCTCAAAGAGACCCACAAAAACGAGAAAAAGGCGCGAGACAGAGAGCCTCTTGTCATTTCCTCCAAAAATGACCAAAGGCAAAAGCTCAACGAGGCGATTCGCGACAAAAATACGCACCTTGGCCAAGGGTACACAATCACCACAAAGGAGAGCGTGAATCTCAACGGCACAGCCTCGCAATATGCGCGTTCGTACGAAATGGGAATGCTCTTGCAAATTGAGGGCGCAAAGCGCGGCACATTGTACGAGGTGGTGGGGCAGGTGGATGACAGAACCATACGTGTACGTTCTGGACGCGCCGTTTTGGATATCAATGTCTATCAAAGACACAATGAAATTCAAACATTCAAGGAGGTGCAACGGGACTATGCGGCGAATGATAGAATCATTTTTTCAAAAAATGTGGACAGTCGGAAAGACGGCTTCAAGGTGGAAAACGGCGAAGTGGCCACCATCTTGAAAATTGAGAATGGCATGGTGACTGTGCGGAGCGACAGTGGCAATGAAAAGAGTTTTGATATTGGGAAGCACAATTTTTTTGAAAGAGGCTATGCAGTGACGGATTTCAAGAGCCAGGGCATGACTGCGCGGAATGTGCTTGTCTTGGCGGATTCGCAGATGGCGAATCTCAATAGTTTGTACGTACAAACGAGTCGAGCTACCCACAATTTTCAACTTTTCACGTCCAACAAAGAAGAGTTGCTTGCAAATGTGGGGCAACGAAAAATCAAACGTTCGACAATCAATTATTTGCAAAAAAAGGAGGCAATCAATGAACACCGAAAAAACGCAACTAGAATACGTGAGTCCTATATTCAAAGCGCTCACGGCGCAGATGGATTATACGGTGGAGGGCGGAGCTTGCAGCGAATGCCCTTCCTCGATGTGGTTCGCTTTGGCAAATCCAGCGCAAAGAAGCGGCCTGAGATGCTTTTGCACAGTGGCGCGGACGCTCACTTGGGCGCCCGAAATGGAAATCATCATGGAGTGCGACGGGCAAATCACAGCCTTGGCCATGTTGGCTCAAGACTGAAAACAGCCGTATCTTTGGCGTGGAAAAAGGCGTATCGAGCGTATCAGGAGCGAATCATACGACTTCAGGTTGAGCGCGAGGCGAATGATAGAATGGAGGTGAAAGCAGAAAGTCGAATCATACGCCGTCCCAGTTGGCGAGATTCGTTTTCGAATCTGAACTTGCGAGAAGAGGAAAAAACCCAACTTACGGCGCACGAAGAACGCATGGCGTTCATCAAGCGAGAGACGGAAAACGTATTGTCCGAATCTCAAGCCTATCATTCGACGAGTTTGGCGAATGATACGTCGCCATCCTCAAAAATCAAAAAAGGAGCAGGGAGGAAAAGATAG
- a CDS encoding helix-turn-helix domain-containing protein, giving the protein MSEKSKIQLGFTTIQHDPRLKFKLTNNEYCVADAIYHLSHNPSSIAIGWCYASRQKIGAFFGLSRQTTIKIIQNLISKNLVEVNSETQFLRTTQKWYDEFVNFELMRRGVKKVDTP; this is encoded by the coding sequence ATGTCCGAAAAAAGCAAAATACAACTAGGTTTCACGACCATACAGCATGATCCTCGGCTCAAATTCAAGCTCACAAATAATGAGTATTGCGTCGCCGACGCAATATATCACCTCTCGCACAATCCGTCGTCCATCGCCATAGGGTGGTGCTACGCTTCGCGACAAAAAATAGGTGCATTTTTCGGGCTCTCTCGGCAGACAACCATCAAAATCATTCAAAACCTGATTTCGAAAAACCTAGTGGAGGTCAATTCGGAAACTCAATTCCTGCGCACCACACAAAAATGGTACGACGAATTTGTCAATTTCGAGTTGATGCGACGCGGTGTAAAGAAAGTTGACACCCCGTAA
- a CDS encoding DUF485 domain-containing protein, with protein sequence MNQEIYARVRANPKFQLLVQKRSRLAWSLAAVMLGFYYAFILIVAFYPEIFGIRLGAGVMTLGIPVGVGLILLAFALTGVYVQRANGEFDALTREIKEEARGEA encoded by the coding sequence GTGAATCAAGAGATTTACGCACGTGTTAGGGCCAACCCGAAGTTTCAATTACTTGTTCAAAAACGCTCCCGTTTAGCATGGAGTCTTGCTGCTGTGATGCTAGGTTTTTATTATGCGTTTATTCTTATCGTTGCTTTTTATCCTGAAATTTTTGGCATACGTTTAGGGGCAGGAGTGATGACTCTTGGCATTCCTGTGGGAGTAGGGTTGATTTTGTTGGCGTTTGCACTTACGGGCGTTTACGTGCAAAGGGCCAACGGCGAGTTTGATGCCCTTACGCGTGAAATCAAAGAAGAAGCAAGGGGCGAAGCGTGA
- the groL gene encoding chaperonin GroEL (60 kDa chaperone family; promotes refolding of misfolded polypeptides especially under stressful conditions; forms two stacked rings of heptamers to form a barrel-shaped 14mer; ends can be capped by GroES; misfolded proteins enter the barrel where they are refolded when GroES binds) has translation MAKEIHYSDTARNELYEGVRKLNDAVKVTMGPRGRNVLIQKSFGAPSITKDGVSVAKEIELKNAIENMGAQLVKEVASKTADEAGDGTTTATVLAHAIFKEGLRNITAGANPIEVKRGMDKAAEAIIAELKAIAREVKDKKEIAQVATISANSDSKIGALIADAMEKVGKDGVITVEEAKGIQDELDVVEGMQFDRGYLSPYFVTNPEKMQAVLDHPYILLFDKKVSNLKDLLPILEQIQKTGKPLLIIAEDIEGEALATLVVNKLRGVLNISAVKAPGFGDRRKAMLEDLAILTGGQVISEELGRTLESATLADLGQAASVVIDKDNTTIVDGAGAKEAITARVSQIKAQMADTTSDYDKEKMQERLAKLSGGIAVIKVGASTEIEMKEKKDRVDDALSATKAAVEEGIVIGGGAALLRAKAKLNLDLCGDEAIGAEIVGRALSAPLRQIAINAGFDAGVVVNAVETNTNENFGFNAANGEYVDMFEAGIIDPVKVERVALQNAISVASLLLTTEATVSEIKEDKPAPAMPDMGGMGGMGGMGGMM, from the coding sequence ATGGCAAAAGAAATTCACTATTCCGACACTGCGCGTAATGAACTCTATGAGGGCGTACGAAAACTTAACGATGCCGTTAAAGTCACTATGGGGCCGCGCGGCCGTAACGTGCTTATTCAAAAAAGCTTCGGCGCACCTAGCATCACTAAAGACGGTGTTTCTGTAGCAAAAGAAATCGAACTTAAAAATGCTATCGAAAACATGGGTGCCCAACTGGTTAAAGAAGTAGCCAGCAAAACCGCTGATGAAGCAGGCGATGGTACCACCACAGCGACTGTTCTAGCCCACGCCATCTTTAAAGAAGGCCTACGCAACATCACTGCAGGCGCAAACCCTATCGAAGTAAAACGCGGTATGGACAAAGCAGCCGAAGCGATTATCGCAGAACTCAAGGCAATCGCTCGTGAAGTAAAAGACAAAAAAGAGATCGCACAAGTGGCTACCATCTCTGCAAACTCTGATAGCAAAATCGGCGCTCTCATTGCTGATGCAATGGAAAAAGTAGGCAAAGACGGCGTCATCACCGTAGAAGAAGCTAAAGGTATCCAAGACGAACTTGACGTGGTTGAGGGTATGCAGTTTGACCGCGGTTACCTTTCTCCTTACTTTGTCACCAACCCTGAAAAGATGCAAGCAGTGCTTGATCACCCTTACATCTTGTTGTTTGACAAAAAAGTTTCCAACCTTAAAGATTTGCTTCCTATCTTAGAGCAAATCCAAAAAACAGGAAAACCCCTCCTTATCATCGCTGAAGACATCGAGGGCGAAGCGTTGGCCACATTGGTAGTCAACAAACTCCGTGGTGTACTTAACATCAGTGCGGTTAAAGCACCTGGTTTTGGCGATCGCCGCAAAGCGATGCTTGAAGACCTCGCCATTCTCACTGGCGGTCAAGTCATTAGCGAAGAGCTCGGACGCACCCTTGAGAGCGCGACTTTAGCTGACCTTGGACAAGCTGCAAGCGTTGTGATCGACAAAGACAACACCACCATCGTTGATGGTGCAGGTGCCAAAGAAGCTATCACGGCACGCGTGAGTCAAATCAAAGCCCAAATGGCCGACACTACCAGTGATTATGACAAAGAAAAAATGCAAGAACGCCTTGCAAAACTTAGTGGCGGCATCGCGGTCATCAAAGTCGGCGCTTCTACTGAAATCGAAATGAAAGAGAAAAAAGACCGTGTCGATGACGCGCTTTCTGCAACCAAAGCAGCGGTTGAAGAGGGTATTGTGATTGGTGGCGGCGCAGCATTGCTTCGCGCTAAAGCAAAACTTAACCTCGACCTTTGTGGCGATGAAGCCATTGGCGCAGAAATCGTAGGTCGCGCCCTTAGCGCACCCCTTCGTCAAATCGCCATCAATGCAGGGTTTGACGCGGGTGTCGTCGTCAATGCTGTTGAGACCAATACCAACGAAAACTTTGGTTTTAATGCGGCCAATGGCGAATACGTTGATATGTTTGAAGCAGGTATCATCGACCCTGTTAAAGTAGAGCGTGTTGCTCTTCAAAATGCTATTTCTGTAGCAAGCCTTCTTCTTACCACGGAAGCAACGGTAAGTGAAATCAAGGAAGATAAACCAGCTCCTGCAATGCCTGACATGGGCGGCATGGGTGGAATGGGCGGCATGGGTGGAATGATGTAA
- a CDS encoding response regulator transcription factor, giving the protein MKILLLEDEMMLCRTLEEYLRDLGHHVVGANDGESALEYLGEQRFDLLIFDINVPSLSGLELAERIQSLGVVTPVIFISAMIDIEKISQAFALGAADYLKKPFHLKELGLRIDKIKREVQAKNPNHVILSEGYGYLKEEEQLYFHKTPVNLTKKQRQILTLLCENIDTIVDFERFRSYVWNDEPVDNATIRAEISRFRKLLKEDFIVNIKGIGYKVSRYYRQN; this is encoded by the coding sequence ATGAAAATATTGTTATTGGAAGATGAGATGATGCTTTGCCGCACTCTTGAAGAGTATTTGCGTGATTTGGGGCACCATGTGGTGGGGGCAAATGATGGGGAGTCTGCCTTGGAATATTTGGGTGAGCAACGGTTTGATTTACTGATTTTTGATATTAACGTTCCGAGTTTGAGTGGACTTGAGCTTGCTGAGCGCATTCAGTCGCTTGGCGTGGTTACCCCTGTGATCTTCATCAGTGCGATGATTGATATTGAAAAAATTTCCCAAGCCTTTGCGTTGGGTGCGGCGGATTATTTGAAGAAACCTTTTCACCTCAAAGAGCTAGGGCTTCGGATTGATAAAATCAAGCGAGAAGTCCAAGCTAAAAATCCCAATCATGTGATTTTGAGTGAAGGATACGGGTATTTAAAAGAAGAGGAGCAGTTATACTTCCACAAAACTCCCGTAAATCTCACCAAAAAACAGCGCCAAATCCTCACGCTCTTGTGCGAAAATATCGATACGATTGTGGATTTTGAGCGTTTTCGCAGTTATGTGTGGAACGATGAGCCCGTGGATAATGCAACCATTCGTGCTGAGATTAGTAGATTTAGAAAATTATTAAAAGAAGATTTTATAGTTAATATTAAAGGTATTGGATACAAGGTGAGTCGTTATTATCGCCAAAATTAA
- the acs gene encoding acetate--CoA ligase, whose product MSQIFEPNRAFAKEARIKNMCEYKELRLQADEDYEGYWGKLAQEKLDWFEPFNTVLDESNAPFYKWFSGGKLNVTHQCIGRHLKTRKNKAAIIWEGEDGSRRIIPYLLLYYRVNRFANLLKNKFGIKKGDRVVLYMPMIPEAAFAMLACAKIGAIHSVVFGGFSAEALKDRIIDAEAKLVITADGAYRRGTPYLLKPMVDKALEEGAEEICKQVLVVKRNFEHIDMVEGRDFVYNDLINLESQHCEPEVMDAEDPLFLLYTSGSTGKPKGVQHNSAGYILWAQYTMEHVFDVKENDTFWCTADVGWITGHTYLVYGPLAMGATTVMYEGVPQHPNIGRWWNMIEELRINQFYTAPTAIRLLHKLGPDEPSKYDLSSLKVLGTVGEPINPDAWMWYYNEIGGGRCPIVDTWWQTETGGHMITPLPGATPIKPGSATFPLPGIMAEIMDEEGNPTPVGEKGFLCITKPWPSMIRNIWGDPARFEKSYFGDCKKDGKPVYFTGDGAMYDEDGYIIITGRTDDVINVSGHRMGTAEIEAAIGDHPNIAEMAVVGRPDPIKGEGVFAYVVVKNEEDKTSLLKSLNTIIIKEIGPIAKIDDILVVPGLPKTRSGKIMRRILRSIAKGEAITQDTSTLEDPSVVEEIESLYKTLA is encoded by the coding sequence ATGTCGCAAATATTTGAACCCAATCGCGCTTTTGCGAAAGAGGCGCGCATTAAAAATATGTGTGAGTATAAAGAACTGCGCTTGCAGGCAGATGAGGACTATGAGGGGTATTGGGGCAAGCTAGCCCAAGAAAAACTCGACTGGTTTGAACCCTTTAATACGGTGCTTGATGAAAGCAATGCGCCTTTTTATAAATGGTTTTCAGGCGGCAAACTCAACGTTACCCATCAGTGCATTGGGCGACACCTCAAAACCCGAAAAAATAAAGCTGCTATTATTTGGGAAGGGGAAGACGGCTCTAGGCGCATCATCCCCTACTTGTTGCTTTATTACCGCGTTAACCGCTTTGCCAATTTACTCAAAAATAAATTTGGTATCAAAAAGGGTGATCGTGTCGTGTTGTACATGCCCATGATTCCTGAAGCGGCTTTTGCTATGCTCGCGTGTGCAAAGATTGGTGCCATTCACTCGGTGGTATTTGGAGGCTTTTCGGCTGAAGCACTCAAAGACCGCATTATTGATGCAGAAGCCAAGCTTGTTATCACGGCTGATGGTGCTTACCGACGCGGTACGCCTTATTTGCTTAAACCCATGGTTGATAAAGCCCTAGAGGAAGGCGCAGAAGAAATCTGTAAACAAGTTCTTGTGGTAAAACGCAACTTTGAGCACATTGACATGGTTGAGGGGCGCGATTTTGTTTACAATGATCTTATTAACCTCGAATCCCAACACTGTGAACCTGAAGTGATGGACGCCGAAGACCCGCTTTTTTTACTTTATACTTCAGGAAGTACAGGCAAGCCCAAAGGGGTGCAACACAATAGCGCGGGGTATATCTTGTGGGCACAATACACCATGGAGCACGTGTTTGATGTTAAAGAGAACGACACCTTTTGGTGTACGGCGGACGTGGGGTGGATCACAGGGCATACCTACCTTGTGTACGGGCCTTTGGCGATGGGTGCAACGACGGTAATGTACGAGGGCGTGCCACAACACCCTAACATCGGGCGTTGGTGGAATATGATTGAAGAGCTACGCATTAACCAGTTTTATACCGCACCTACGGCGATTCGCTTGCTTCATAAACTTGGGCCTGATGAGCCATCAAAGTATGATTTGAGTAGCCTTAAGGTGTTGGGCACGGTGGGCGAGCCCATCAATCCTGATGCGTGGATGTGGTATTACAATGAAATTGGTGGTGGGCGTTGTCCTATCGTCGATACGTGGTGGCAGACGGAAACAGGTGGGCACATGATTACCCCGCTTCCTGGAGCCACACCCATTAAACCAGGCTCTGCAACCTTCCCCCTTCCTGGCATCATGGCTGAAATCATGGACGAAGAGGGCAATCCTACACCTGTGGGCGAAAAAGGTTTTTTGTGCATCACAAAGCCTTGGCCTTCGATGATTCGCAACATTTGGGGGGACCCTGCACGCTTTGAAAAATCCTATTTTGGAGATTGCAAAAAGGATGGAAAGCCTGTCTATTTTACGGGCGATGGGGCGATGTACGATGAAGATGGGTACATCATCATCACCGGTCGAACCGACGATGTTATCAATGTTTCGGGCCATCGTATGGGTACGGCGGAGATTGAGGCGGCCATTGGCGATCATCCAAACATAGCAGAAATGGCAGTAGTGGGAAGACCTGACCCCATTAAGGGTGAAGGCGTGTTTGCTTATGTGGTTGTTAAAAATGAGGAAGACAAAACAAGCCTTCTTAAATCCCTTAATACGATTATCATCAAAGAGATTGGGCCGATTGCGAAGATTGATGATATTTTGGTGGTGCCTGGGCTTCCTAAAACGCGCAGTGGTAAGATTATGCGCCGTATTTTGCGCTCTATTGCTAAAGGGGAAGCCATTACGCAGGATACGTCAACCCTTGAAGACCCAAGTGTTGTGGAAGAGATTGAGTCTTTGTATAAAACCTTGGCCTAG
- the groES gene encoding co-chaperone GroES → MNFQPLGHRVLVERIEEPTTTASGIIIPDNAKEKPLSGVVRAISKKVEDKGLVSVEDKVVFGKYSGTEISIGGKEYLVLETKDVLGVIK, encoded by the coding sequence ATGAACTTTCAACCCCTAGGTCATCGCGTTTTGGTTGAGCGTATCGAAGAACCAACCACCACCGCATCGGGCATCATTATACCCGACAACGCAAAAGAGAAGCCTTTGAGCGGCGTTGTACGTGCCATTAGTAAGAAAGTGGAAGACAAAGGTCTTGTGTCTGTAGAAGACAAAGTGGTTTTCGGAAAATACTCTGGCACCGAAATCTCCATCGGCGGCAAAGAATACCTTGTTCTTGAAACAAAAGACGTTCTTGGCGTCATCAAATAA